From the genome of Malus sylvestris chromosome 6, drMalSylv7.2, whole genome shotgun sequence, one region includes:
- the LOC126627156 gene encoding uncharacterized protein LOC126627156 — translation MATTLLTTSQGMDNTTTDTSSPSSTWCDDRGVMDPSCLIARADMLDDVDVEFMMDSEISRRILAGHSVCFTGKTPNRGQAASFDRKGFPPCHPDSNRNRPPLHHRGVIRCAFIAHATAISELTPKHDVVSSISSACSCFFFFCKCNKFLCTHVMENRLCY, via the coding sequence caccaccaccgacaCCAGCAGCCCATCCTCCACCTGGTGCGACGACCGCGGCGTCATGGACCCGTCTTGCCTTATAGCCCGCGCCGACATGCTGGATGACGTGGACGTGGAGTTCATGATGGACTCAGAAATCAGCCGAAGAATCTTGGCCGGCCATAGTGTATGTTTCACCGGAAAGACCCCGAATAGGGGCCAAGCGGCGTCGTTTGATCGGAAAGGCTTCCCTCCTTGCCACCCCGACTCTAACCGAAATCGGCCTCCACTCCACCACCGAGGTGTGATAAGATGCGCCTTTATCGCGCATGCTACCGCTATTAGTGAATTGACTCCCAAACACGACGTCGTCTCGTCGATCTCATCTGCTTGCTcgtgcttttttttcttctgcaaaTGCAATAAGTTTCTCTGCACGCATGTAATGGAAAATCGactttgttattag